From uncultured Fibrobacter sp.:
GCCTGAAACTCCCCATTATCCCCATCGCCGCGTACTGTAACTTCAAGTACTACTTCGGCGGTGAATATCCGAAGGAAATTGATGCCGGACACATGACTCTCGAAGTCGGCGGCGGCCTAGCTATTTAGAATTGAGGTCAAATAAAGGAAAAACAATGACACAGAATACGAGCAGCACGAATATTCTCATTATCGAAGACGAAATTGCAATCGCCGAAGGTCTGGTGGACCTTTGCGAATTGAACGGCTACAGCGTCAAGCACGTGGCCGACGGTGAAAGCGGCCTTAACGAAGCCTTGACAGGGCAGTATGGTCTTGTTCTCCTCGACCTCATGCTCCCGGGCATGGACGGCTTTACTGTCTGCGACAAGATTCGCGAAAAAGACAAGAGCCTCCCGATTATCATCCTCTCTGCAAAGAACGCCGATGAGGATATTATCAACGGTCTCAAGTACGGCGCCGACGACTACGTCCCCAAGCCGTTCTCCGTCCCGATGCTGCTCGCCCGCATCGAGGCTGTGCTGCGTCGCAGCCGCCAGACCATGGAAAACGAAGGCAAGCTCGTTGCTGGCAACCTCCGTGTGAACTTCCGCGAATACACCGGTACCCGCGGTACCGAAGAACTCGCGTTCACCCGCAAGGAAATTGAAATTCTCGAATATCTGTGGAACAACCGCGACCACGCCGTTCCTCGTGCCGAACTCCTCAAGAAGGTCTGGGGCTACGAGAATGCCGAATCCGTGGATACACGCACGGTCGACATCCACATCACCAAACTCCGCAAGAAAATCGAAGACGATCCCTCCCACCCGAAACTGCTTGTCACGTTCCGCGGCGAGGGCTACCAGATGCGCTCTACGCCTGAATGCGAAAAATCCACCTAATATTCGTCGCGATATTTGTTGCCATTGCGATACCGGTCATCGTCTTGTTGGCCCATTCGTATTCGCAATTGCAACAGAATGCGCAATACGCCTACAGGGAACATGCCTTCCTGGTTCTGCAGATGCTGAACCAGCGTTTTGTCGATGACATGACCATCGAGGACCAGCGGTCGTATTCCGAATACCGCTTTATCCGCGCGGTCCCCGTGATTGGCGGCGAAGAGATTACGCTCTCGGAACTCGCGAACTTCCCCCTCCGGAGCCACTTCAAGGGAATCGTCGGGCATTTCCAGATGGACCCTGACGGCACACTCCGCACGCCTATCCTCCCCGATGGTGTCCTTGAGAAAATTCCGATGGCCGACCGCAACAAGCGCGAGGCGGTGCTCTACAAGATCCAGACAATCCTCATGAAGCAGAACTTCAGGATTGGCGAAATCAACAACATCAAACCGCAACCCCGCGACTCCATCGAATCCATCCTCGACCAGATTTACAAGCAAGACCTTGGGCTTTCTGCAAGCAAGAACCAGAAGAAACCATACACGCCCAAAAGGGAAAAGCGTTTTGAACAAACTTCCGAAAAGGAATCGTTTGCGTTCAACGTCGAATCGACCCGGATGGACGCTTACGGCCTCTTGCGCACCAATATCGATACGACCCATGTAATGGAAGTAGAAATCGAGCCGTTCCAGGCAACGTTCGATAACACGTACATCATCTTCTACCGTAACGTCAAGCGCGGCTCCGAGATATTTGTGCAAGGCTTCATCGTGGAACTGCGCACCTACCTCACGAACCTCGTCATGAACGAAATCAAGTTCTCCCCTCAAGAACAGAACCTGGTTATCGAGTTCGTAGGCCAAGACAAACCGCTCGTCTCTTACGGCGACCTCAACAAGTCCTCTACACTGTTATTGAGCACACCTCTGCCCTCGCCGCTCGGCAGCATCTCGCTCAACATGTACGTCACGCAAAAGCAGAGCGCACCGGGTAGCGGAATCCTCCTGTTCCTCGGCATCGCCATGTTGGTCGTGTTGGGCGGCGGTCTCATCTGCATCTACAAACTCACGCAGAGCCAGCTCGCTCTTGCTTCCAAGCGCCAGGACTTTGTCTCTGCAGTCAGTCACGAACTCAAGACTCCGCTCACCGCCATCCGCATGTACGCAGAACTCCTGCAGAATTCCTGGGTGGCCAACGAAGACAAGCGGCAGAAGTACTACAACCAGATTGCAAGCGAAACGGAACGCCTCACGCGCCTCATCCAGAACGTGCTGAACCTCTCCAAGCTGGACGGCAACCGCTGGAACGTGCAGCTCCGCAAGGAACGCCCGAAGGGCGTACTCGACGACTTTGTCGCGACATACAGCAAGAACGTGGAAAAGCAAGGCTTCGAGCTCACTGTTTCTTCTGATACCGACGTCAAGGACATCACGCTGATGATGGACCGCGACGCCATCATGCAGATTCTCATGAACCTGGTGGACAACTCGCTCAAGTTCTCGAAGAACGCGGACTACAAGATGATCAACATCGAGTTGCGCCTCAAGGATACGGACCTCTACCTCGCCGTGCGCGACTACGGGCCAGGTATCCCGCAGGCCGAAATGACGAAGGTGTTCCAGGAGTTCTACCGCGTCGAAAACGAGATGACGAGGCAGACGAGCGGTACGGGTATCGGCCTTTCCATGGTCAAGAAACTTTGCACGCTCACCAACATGAAAATCGAGCTTGAGAACGCGAATCCCGGCCTGCGCACGAAGATTCACTTCCCGCCTCTGTCCATCTAGGGCATTGCAGTTCCCGTAACAAAAAAGTTTCACTGGCATGGCAATACAAGCCTGCCAAAAAATTTGTATTTTCATTACGGCTTTCAAGTGCATAGCCAGAGGTATTTATGACACAGGAAGATATTCTGCAGAACCCGGAAAAGTATGACCTTTCTATTGAATCCGTTGGCCAAGGGACGCTTCGCTCGCCCATGAGCGGCGTGCCCTTCGTCTCCGATTCAGACCGCGTCGCGCTCACTACCGACACAAAGAAATTGCAGGATTTTTTCAGCAAAGGTATCGAAGTCCCCTCGCTCGAGACGGCCGGCCCGCGCGAAACCATTTTCCACGACCCGGCATGGACACGTGCCGGCATTGTCACCTGCGGCGGCCTTTGCCCGGGTTTGAACAACGTTATCAAGAGCCTCGTTACCGTGCTCTGGTTCGACTACGGTGTGCGCAACATCTTTGGCATCCCTTACGGCTACCGTGGGCTCAATCCCTCTTACGGCTACCCGCCCATCATGCTCAACCCGGACGTGGTTGACGCCATCCAGGACGACGGCGGCACCATCCTCGGCAGCTCCCGCGGTAACCAGGAACCCTCCGTCATGGTCGACACCCTGATGCGCCTGAACATCAATGTGCTGTTCTGCATCGGCGGCGACGGCACGCTCCGCGGCGCGCACGCCATCGCGCAAGAAGTCAAGAAGCGCAAGCAGCCCATCTCGGTCATCGGCATCCCGAAGACCATCGACAACGATTTGAACCTCATCGACCGCACGTTCGGTTTCGAGACCGCCGTGCTCAGCGCGACCAACGTCATCACGAGCGCCCACAACGAGGCGAACGGCGCCTTCAACGGGCTCGGCCTCGTGAAACTCATGGGCCGCGACTCCGGATTTATCGCCGCCTACGCGGCACTTGCCACCACGGTCGTGAACTTCTGCCTCGTCCCCGAAGTCCCCTTCACGCTTGAAGGCGAAAACGGGCTCTTCAAGGCGCTCGAAAACCGCTACGACTGCGGCAAGACGCATGCCGTGCTCGCCGTCGCCGAAGGCGCAGGCCAGCACCTGTTCGACGGCCAAGAAGAACGCCGCGATGCAAGCGGCAACATCCTCAAGAAAGATATTGGTGAATTCCTGACGCTCAAAATCAAGGAACACTTCGAAAAGGTGGGCAAGGAAATCAACATCAAGTACTTTGACCCGAGCTACACCGTGCGCAGTATCCCCGCCAAGGGCACCGACGCCATCTTCTGCTACCAGCTCGCCGAAAATGCGGTACATGCCGCCATGGCAGGCAAGACGGACATGGTCGTCGGCAGCATGAACGGCACGTTCTCGCATGTGCCCATAGAATACGCCGTGAGCGAACGCCGCAAAATAGACCCCAACGGAGCGCTCTGGCACGCCGTACTCGGCGCAACACGTCAAGTAGACTATTTCACAGGCAAACGCCGCAAAAAATAACCCACTTTTCTGATTGTTTTACTAAGTTGTTTTTATGCTGAAAAAAGAAGAAAGAATCCTCATTCGCACGGCACTTATGGAGTACAGGAAAAACCTGTTCAAGACTTTCCACGGACTTGACGAGGAAAAAAAGACCCTCGCTGGAGTCAACCACATCTTGCAGAACTGGAAGGTCTAGCCCGCAAATGAATGCCCGCATCCATCTTCTTTCACTGATTCTCCTTTGCGCAGGAGTCGCCACGGCAAACGAAGACCTCCGTTTTGCTGATTCCTGTTATGCAGCGAGAGCCGAACGCTCTGTCGAAGACAGGGCGGATGCAGAAAATGCGAAGAAGATGATTGCCGCCTACAAGCGCGCCCAGACAGACCCCGCAGTCGCCGAAGCCGCAACGGCGGGCGTCGTGAGGAGCATTTACTATGCCTTCCGGTTTGTCCCCTTCGAAAAGAAGCAGCGGGCTGCACGTCTCGACACGCTCAAGAACGTTTCCGAGGCCGCTTACGCCAAGTACCCGAAGAACAAGGAAATCGCCCACATCTACGCCTCATCGCTTTCGATGTGGGGGGCAGAACGTGGCCCGCTCATCTCCGTCAAGGAAGGCGTCGCCAACAAGGTCCGCGATATCGCGACTGCGGCAAACAACTACCAGATTCTCGGGCGAGCCCACCAGCTTTTGCCCTACATTCCCATCATCCTCTCGTGGCCCGACAAGGCGCTTGCCGAAAAGTACCTGGTGATGGCACTGGAACAAGATCCCAAAGATTTGTACAACTACTTCTTCCTCGCAGAACTGCGCTTTGACCAGAAGCGCTATGCCGATGCGCTCAACATCATCAACCGCGGGCTTGCCAGAGGAATCCGCACCAGCGACTTCCTCGAAGACAAACGCGGACGCTGGAAGCTCAAAGAACTCCAGAAGAAAATCAACGCAAAGCTAGATAAGAAACAGGCGAAAAACTAGTTCTGGCCGGAGCCAATCACAACGGGTATGTCAGAAGGAAGGCTAGCTTCAAGCAAATTGCAACGAGGCTTTAAAACCTCCACCTTCATCTCGGGGGTGGTGTACTGCTTCTTTTGTTGTAAATCCATGTTCTTAAGAGCATTTTCCATATAAAGCCTCACCTATTCATAAATAAAAATAATAAACAAGTGCG
This genomic window contains:
- a CDS encoding HAMP domain-containing sensor histidine kinase, with product MRKIHLIFVAIFVAIAIPVIVLLAHSYSQLQQNAQYAYREHAFLVLQMLNQRFVDDMTIEDQRSYSEYRFIRAVPVIGGEEITLSELANFPLRSHFKGIVGHFQMDPDGTLRTPILPDGVLEKIPMADRNKREAVLYKIQTILMKQNFRIGEINNIKPQPRDSIESILDQIYKQDLGLSASKNQKKPYTPKREKRFEQTSEKESFAFNVESTRMDAYGLLRTNIDTTHVMEVEIEPFQATFDNTYIIFYRNVKRGSEIFVQGFIVELRTYLTNLVMNEIKFSPQEQNLVIEFVGQDKPLVSYGDLNKSSTLLLSTPLPSPLGSISLNMYVTQKQSAPGSGILLFLGIAMLVVLGGGLICIYKLTQSQLALASKRQDFVSAVSHELKTPLTAIRMYAELLQNSWVANEDKRQKYYNQIASETERLTRLIQNVLNLSKLDGNRWNVQLRKERPKGVLDDFVATYSKNVEKQGFELTVSSDTDVKDITLMMDRDAIMQILMNLVDNSLKFSKNADYKMINIELRLKDTDLYLAVRDYGPGIPQAEMTKVFQEFYRVENEMTRQTSGTGIGLSMVKKLCTLTNMKIELENANPGLRTKIHFPPLSI
- a CDS encoding ATP-dependent 6-phosphofructokinase → MTQEDILQNPEKYDLSIESVGQGTLRSPMSGVPFVSDSDRVALTTDTKKLQDFFSKGIEVPSLETAGPRETIFHDPAWTRAGIVTCGGLCPGLNNVIKSLVTVLWFDYGVRNIFGIPYGYRGLNPSYGYPPIMLNPDVVDAIQDDGGTILGSSRGNQEPSVMVDTLMRLNINVLFCIGGDGTLRGAHAIAQEVKKRKQPISVIGIPKTIDNDLNLIDRTFGFETAVLSATNVITSAHNEANGAFNGLGLVKLMGRDSGFIAAYAALATTVVNFCLVPEVPFTLEGENGLFKALENRYDCGKTHAVLAVAEGAGQHLFDGQEERRDASGNILKKDIGEFLTLKIKEHFEKVGKEINIKYFDPSYTVRSIPAKGTDAIFCYQLAENAVHAAMAGKTDMVVGSMNGTFSHVPIEYAVSERRKIDPNGALWHAVLGATRQVDYFTGKRRKK
- a CDS encoding response regulator transcription factor, coding for MTQNTSSTNILIIEDEIAIAEGLVDLCELNGYSVKHVADGESGLNEALTGQYGLVLLDLMLPGMDGFTVCDKIREKDKSLPIIILSAKNADEDIINGLKYGADDYVPKPFSVPMLLARIEAVLRRSRQTMENEGKLVAGNLRVNFREYTGTRGTEELAFTRKEIEILEYLWNNRDHAVPRAELLKKVWGYENAESVDTRTVDIHITKLRKKIEDDPSHPKLLVTFRGEGYQMRSTPECEKST